One stretch of Chryseobacterium indologenes DNA includes these proteins:
- a CDS encoding TolC family protein, with protein MNRIAVLCLAVSSFMAAQQQMSLLDCEEAFQKNNLQLLAEQYNINMADADILQAKIWELPQLSGQFNAYNPQDKKVFDVGHSKGAGITQLIYMGGKKKNEIAFAKSNKELAQLQFSQLLVDLRAQLRTTYFNLYYEKLKLENTDKQLGYMNDLLSAYRVQSAKGNVSLKDAVRLQSLVIQLNHDKLEINKNIVGFEQNLKVLTGISEDIEPLMPESEAKEALAAQPFGNEEELKTKALENNADYRYNLKLVDNSKLYAQWQKSMNIPDINVGAAWDQAGGTFNNEANLTLGIPLPLWRVNQGNVEKANYAIQQNQKNADFQKLTLETKVQAAYKTWKAQYDQLVDIKTTDLQNMDLVYNGMVTNFRKGNVNLIEFTDFMDSYRETALQIYDMKNEIMQAAEQLNQLVQTKIFY; from the coding sequence ATGAACAGAATTGCAGTGCTGTGCCTGGCCGTTTCCTCATTCATGGCGGCACAACAGCAAATGTCTCTTTTGGATTGTGAAGAAGCTTTCCAGAAGAACAATCTTCAGCTGCTCGCCGAACAATACAACATCAATATGGCTGATGCTGATATCCTTCAGGCCAAAATCTGGGAACTGCCGCAATTGAGTGGGCAATTTAATGCTTACAACCCTCAGGATAAAAAAGTTTTTGATGTAGGTCATTCAAAAGGAGCAGGTATTACCCAGTTAATTTATATGGGTGGCAAAAAGAAAAATGAAATTGCTTTTGCAAAATCAAACAAAGAATTAGCTCAGCTTCAGTTTTCTCAACTTCTTGTTGATCTGAGAGCGCAGCTCCGTACCACTTATTTTAACCTTTACTACGAGAAATTAAAACTTGAAAACACTGATAAGCAATTAGGGTATATGAATGATCTGTTAAGTGCCTATCGCGTACAGTCAGCTAAAGGAAATGTTTCCCTTAAAGATGCAGTTAGATTACAAAGTTTAGTCATTCAGCTGAATCATGATAAGCTTGAGATCAATAAGAATATTGTTGGTTTCGAACAGAATTTAAAGGTCCTTACCGGAATTTCTGAAGATATAGAACCTTTGATGCCTGAATCTGAAGCCAAAGAAGCATTGGCTGCCCAGCCTTTTGGGAATGAAGAAGAATTGAAAACTAAGGCATTGGAAAATAACGCTGATTATCGATATAATTTAAAATTAGTTGATAACAGTAAGCTTTATGCTCAATGGCAGAAATCAATGAATATACCGGATATTAACGTTGGTGCAGCATGGGATCAGGCCGGTGGAACTTTTAATAATGAAGCTAATCTGACATTAGGAATTCCTTTACCATTATGGAGAGTGAATCAGGGAAATGTGGAAAAAGCCAACTATGCCATTCAGCAGAATCAGAAAAATGCCGATTTTCAGAAGCTGACTCTTGAAACCAAGGTACAGGCCGCTTATAAAACCTGGAAAGCACAATATGATCAACTTGTGGATATCAAAACTACAGATCTTCAGAATATGGATCTGGTTTATAATGGTATGGTGACCAACTTCAGAAAAGGAAATGTAAACCTTATCGAATTTACAGACTTCATGGACAGTTACCGGGAGACTG
- a CDS encoding sensor histidine kinase: MSLKRKIALTISIAFSLLFGMVMAVIYLSFNDFRRDEFKERFRQRLEFTTHFISKSKDFEEEAPIFFNENSDNILLNEKILIFNEQKELIYSTIKDRNVTWDNTMLKELDKKKIIYTEKTVPEIYAALRNINGENYYILTSAFDTNGKSKLGFLKYLLITAYAMSTLLIGFFSYYFVEKFLRPLEDLNKEISEVTAHKLTTQIPVQESNDEVNVLAKSFNTMIVRLNDVFQSQKDFTASASHEIRTPITRMAFQLENLIKFEEHSPKTLSSLQQIQRDVYQLSDLTNSLLLLTKFDKENIQSIYEDVRIDEVIFEAFEGVEKSYPELKLDFLIAEETSENAFLTISGIQSLLVIVFINLFKNAAVYSDTTEVKVLITETNHTLSVDVISHGATISEVEQTKLFEAFTRGNNAQNISGSGLGLRIVKRILEYHDAEIFYSSPGEYMNQFTVIFKK; encoded by the coding sequence ATGTCTTTAAAGAGAAAGATCGCTTTAACAATCAGTATCGCCTTTTCATTGCTTTTTGGGATGGTGATGGCGGTAATTTATTTATCTTTCAATGATTTCAGAAGGGATGAATTTAAAGAAAGATTCAGACAGAGACTGGAATTTACAACTCATTTTATTTCGAAATCTAAAGATTTTGAAGAAGAAGCGCCGATCTTTTTCAATGAAAATTCAGATAACATTCTTTTGAATGAAAAGATTTTAATTTTCAATGAACAGAAGGAATTAATCTATAGTACCATTAAAGACCGTAATGTCACCTGGGATAATACCATGCTTAAGGAACTGGATAAAAAGAAAATTATTTACACTGAGAAAACAGTTCCGGAGATTTATGCAGCACTGAGAAATATTAATGGAGAGAATTATTATATTTTGACCAGTGCCTTTGATACCAACGGGAAGTCAAAGTTGGGTTTTCTAAAATATCTTTTAATCACCGCTTATGCGATGAGTACACTTCTTATAGGGTTTTTCAGCTATTATTTTGTGGAAAAGTTTCTTCGTCCTTTAGAAGACCTGAACAAGGAAATTTCCGAAGTGACTGCTCATAAATTAACGACTCAAATTCCTGTTCAGGAATCTAATGATGAAGTCAATGTTCTTGCAAAATCTTTTAATACGATGATTGTGCGGCTTAATGATGTGTTTCAGTCGCAGAAAGATTTTACAGCAAGTGCTTCCCATGAAATCAGGACGCCTATTACACGAATGGCATTCCAATTGGAAAACCTGATTAAATTCGAAGAACATTCTCCCAAGACGCTGTCTTCATTGCAGCAAATTCAGCGTGATGTTTACCAGTTGTCAGATTTGACAAATTCACTTCTCTTACTTACAAAGTTTGATAAAGAAAATATTCAAAGCATTTACGAGGATGTGAGAATAGATGAAGTGATCTTTGAAGCCTTTGAAGGTGTGGAGAAAAGTTATCCCGAACTTAAGCTGGATTTTCTTATTGCTGAAGAAACTTCTGAAAATGCTTTTCTTACCATTAGCGGTATTCAATCATTATTGGTGATCGTTTTCATTAATTTATTTAAAAATGCCGCAGTGTATTCTGATACGACCGAAGTGAAAGTATTGATCACGGAAACGAACCATACACTTAGCGTTGATGTGATTTCCCACGGTGCTACCATTTCTGAAGTGGAGCAAACTAAATTATTTGAAGCTTTTACAAGAGGAAATAATGCTCAGAATATATCTGGTTCCGGTCTGGGGCTTAGAATTGTTAAAAGAATTCTTGAGTATCATGATGCAGAAATTTTTTACTCTTCTCCTGGTGAGTATATGAATCAATTCACTGTAATTTTTAAAAAATAG